A single region of the Xenopus laevis strain J_2021 chromosome 4L, Xenopus_laevis_v10.1, whole genome shotgun sequence genome encodes:
- the poldip3.L gene encoding uncharacterized protein LOC734419 isoform X2: MRSRLQLPTSHRPVTTSFQRTFDARQKIGVTDARMKLGVKDAREKLIAKDARFRITGKVQDARQMLNSRKQHGGENPAKVMDAREKLSLKRSAPSVAITPAVTSGSSTINLTKTIQIPQQKGSNTHLAQSLKGMRINVVNNKPTKQEHTSLSRRLPSRLEEEDEEEDEELELSSISAKQMKLTATNTLQKRALPLTKVVQNDTYTAPVVAQTASPPSPLLRTKTLTNMSRTLVTKEDKAPLQLASTEPVLSPLEGTKMTVKNLHPRVTEEDIVELFCVCGALKRARLLSPGVAEVVFVRKDDAVGAYKKYNNRYLDGQPMKCNLHLNGSVITSDQPILLRLSDTPSATKKAETRRSNTLPSSSAQNPPAEVDPDTILKALFKSSGSSAVVQPTAFKIKL, translated from the exons ATGAGGTCCCGGTTACAGCTTCCTACCTCCCATCGACCAGTCACTACCAGCTTCCAGAGGACTTTCGATGCCCGCCAGAAGATTGGGGTGACTGATGCCCGAATGAAGTTGGGTGTGAAGGATGCACGGGAGAAGCTGATAGCCAAAGATGCTCGATTCCGCATCACAGGCAAAGTGCAGGATGCACGGCAGATGCTGAATTCAAGAAAACAGCATGGGGGAGAAAACCCAGCCAAAGTGATGGATGCTCGAGAGAAGCTCAGTCTAAAGAGGAGTGCCCCATCAGTGGCCATAACTCCAGCAGTGACATCTGGGTCTTCAACCATAAACCTCACAAAGACTATACAG ATTCCACAGCAAAAGGGCAGCAACACACACTTAGCACAGTCTTTGAAAGGAATGCGAATAAATGTAGTAAATAACAAGCCAACAAAACAG GAACACACATCACTATCCCGCCGGCTTCCATCACGGCTGGAGgaggaagatgaagaagaagatgaagaattGGAGCTCTCCTCTATCTCCGCTAAGCAGATGAAACTTACAGCCACAAATACATTGCAGAAACGG GCTCTACCTCTTACAAAGGTTGTGCAGAATGACACATACACCGCACCAGTTGTTGCACAGACTGCTTCACCTCCGTCCCCTTTACTCCGCACAAAGACTTTAACCAACATGTCACGGACACTTGTAACCAAGGAGGATAAAGCTCCACTGCAGTTGGCATCTACAGAG CCGGTCCTCAGCCCACTAGAAGGTACTAAAATGACAGTAAAAAATTTGCACCCCCGTGTCACAGAAGAAGATATTGTG GAGTTGTTCTGTGTATGTGGAGCCTTAAAGCGTGCCAGACTGCTAAGTCCTGGTGTGGCAGAAGTTGTTTTTGTGAGGAAGGATGATGCAGTTGGTGCTTATAAAAAGTACAACAACAGATACCTAGATG GGCAACCCATGAAATGTAATCTTCATCTGAATGGCAGTGTCATAACCTCAGACCAACCTATTCTATT ACGACTCAGCGACACACCATCTGCAACAAAAAAAGCAGAGACTCGAAGATCAAACACTTTGCCTTCATCCAGTGCACAAAACCCACCTGCTGAAGTTGACCCTGACACCATTCTCAAAGCCTTGTTTAAATCTTCCGGCTCTTCAGCAGTTGTTCAGCCAACTGCATTTAAGATCAAACTCTGA
- the poldip3.L gene encoding uncharacterized protein LOC734419 isoform X1, giving the protein MADVSLDELIRKRGAGSGMYSRINSRAGIGNNMRSRLQLPTSHRPVTTSFQRTFDARQKIGVTDARMKLGVKDAREKLIAKDARFRITGKVQDARQMLNSRKQHGGENPAKVMDAREKLSLKRSAPSVAITPAVTSGSSTINLTKTIQIPQQKGSNTHLAQSLKGMRINVVNNKPTKQEHTSLSRRLPSRLEEEDEEEDEELELSSISAKQMKLTATNTLQKRALPLTKVVQNDTYTAPVVAQTASPPSPLLRTKTLTNMSRTLVTKEDKAPLQLASTEPVLSPLEGTKMTVKNLHPRVTEEDIVELFCVCGALKRARLLSPGVAEVVFVRKDDAVGAYKKYNNRYLDGQPMKCNLHLNGSVITSDQPILLRLSDTPSATKKAETRRSNTLPSSSAQNPPAEVDPDTILKALFKSSGSSAVVQPTAFKIKL; this is encoded by the exons ATGGCTGACGTGTCGCTGGATGAATTGATCAGGAAGCGAGGTGCGGGCTCGGGGATGTACAGCAG AATTAACAGCCGTGCAGGCATAGGAAATAATATGAGGTCCCGGTTACAGCTTCCTACCTCCCATCGACCAGTCACTACCAGCTTCCAGAGGACTTTCGATGCCCGCCAGAAGATTGGGGTGACTGATGCCCGAATGAAGTTGGGTGTGAAGGATGCACGGGAGAAGCTGATAGCCAAAGATGCTCGATTCCGCATCACAGGCAAAGTGCAGGATGCACGGCAGATGCTGAATTCAAGAAAACAGCATGGGGGAGAAAACCCAGCCAAAGTGATGGATGCTCGAGAGAAGCTCAGTCTAAAGAGGAGTGCCCCATCAGTGGCCATAACTCCAGCAGTGACATCTGGGTCTTCAACCATAAACCTCACAAAGACTATACAG ATTCCACAGCAAAAGGGCAGCAACACACACTTAGCACAGTCTTTGAAAGGAATGCGAATAAATGTAGTAAATAACAAGCCAACAAAACAG GAACACACATCACTATCCCGCCGGCTTCCATCACGGCTGGAGgaggaagatgaagaagaagatgaagaattGGAGCTCTCCTCTATCTCCGCTAAGCAGATGAAACTTACAGCCACAAATACATTGCAGAAACGG GCTCTACCTCTTACAAAGGTTGTGCAGAATGACACATACACCGCACCAGTTGTTGCACAGACTGCTTCACCTCCGTCCCCTTTACTCCGCACAAAGACTTTAACCAACATGTCACGGACACTTGTAACCAAGGAGGATAAAGCTCCACTGCAGTTGGCATCTACAGAG CCGGTCCTCAGCCCACTAGAAGGTACTAAAATGACAGTAAAAAATTTGCACCCCCGTGTCACAGAAGAAGATATTGTG GAGTTGTTCTGTGTATGTGGAGCCTTAAAGCGTGCCAGACTGCTAAGTCCTGGTGTGGCAGAAGTTGTTTTTGTGAGGAAGGATGATGCAGTTGGTGCTTATAAAAAGTACAACAACAGATACCTAGATG GGCAACCCATGAAATGTAATCTTCATCTGAATGGCAGTGTCATAACCTCAGACCAACCTATTCTATT ACGACTCAGCGACACACCATCTGCAACAAAAAAAGCAGAGACTCGAAGATCAAACACTTTGCCTTCATCCAGTGCACAAAACCCACCTGCTGAAGTTGACCCTGACACCATTCTCAAAGCCTTGTTTAAATCTTCCGGCTCTTCAGCAGTTGTTCAGCCAACTGCATTTAAGATCAAACTCTGA
- the poldip3.L gene encoding uncharacterized protein LOC734419 (The RefSeq protein has 1 substitution compared to this genomic sequence): MADVSLDELIRKRGAGSGMYSRINSRAGIGNNMRSRLQLPTSHRPVTTSFQRTFDALQKIGVTDARMKLGVKDAREKLIAKDARFRITGKVQDARQMLNSRKQHGGENPAKVMDAREKLSLKRSAPSVAITPAVTSGSSTINLTKTIQIPQQKGSNTHLAQSLKGMRINVVNNKPTKQEHTSLSRRLPSRLEEEDEEEDEELELSSISAKQMKLTATNTLQKRALPLTKVVQNDTYTAPVVAQTASPPSPLLRTKTLTNMSRTLVTKEDKAPLQLASTEPVLSPLEGTKMTVKNLHPRVTEEDIVELFCVCGALKRARLLSPGVAEVVFVRKDDAVGAYKKYNNRYLDGQPMKCNLHLNGSVITSDQPILLLQKVTSLSCKTGQEGFTGGPSGPK; encoded by the exons ATGGCTGACGTGTCGCTGGATGAATTGATCAGGAAGCGAGGTGCGGGCTCGGGGATGTACAGCAG AATTAACAGCCGTGCAGGCATAGGAAATAATATGAGGTCCCGGTTACAGCTTCCTACCTCCCATCGACCAGTCACTACCAGCTTCCAGAGGACTTTCGATGCCCGCCAGAAGATTGGGGTGACTGATGCCCGAATGAAGTTGGGTGTGAAGGATGCACGGGAGAAGCTGATAGCCAAAGATGCTCGATTCCGCATCACAGGCAAAGTGCAGGATGCACGGCAGATGCTGAATTCAAGAAAACAGCATGGGGGAGAAAACCCAGCCAAAGTGATGGATGCTCGAGAGAAGCTCAGTCTAAAGAGGAGTGCCCCATCAGTGGCCATAACTCCAGCAGTGACATCTGGGTCTTCAACCATAAACCTCACAAAGACTATACAG ATTCCACAGCAAAAGGGCAGCAACACACACTTAGCACAGTCTTTGAAAGGAATGCGAATAAATGTAGTAAATAACAAGCCAACAAAACAG GAACACACATCACTATCCCGCCGGCTTCCATCACGGCTGGAGgaggaagatgaagaagaagatgaagaattGGAGCTCTCCTCTATCTCCGCTAAGCAGATGAAACTTACAGCCACAAATACATTGCAGAAACGG GCTCTACCTCTTACAAAGGTTGTGCAGAATGACACATACACCGCACCAGTTGTTGCACAGACTGCTTCACCTCCGTCCCCTTTACTCCGCACAAAGACTTTAACCAACATGTCACGGACACTTGTAACCAAGGAGGATAAAGCTCCACTGCAGTTGGCATCTACAGAG CCGGTCCTCAGCCCACTAGAAGGTACTAAAATGACAGTAAAAAATTTGCACCCCCGTGTCACAGAAGAAGATATTGTG GAGTTGTTCTGTGTATGTGGAGCCTTAAAGCGTGCCAGACTGCTAAGTCCTGGTGTGGCAGAAGTTGTTTTTGTGAGGAAGGATGATGCAGTTGGTGCTTATAAAAAGTACAACAACAGATACCTAGATG GGCAACCCATGAAATGTAATCTTCATCTGAATGGCAGTGTCATAACCTCAGACCAACCTATTCTATT ACTTCAGAAGGTAACATCTTTGAGTTGCAAAACAGGCCAGGAAGGGTTCACTGGAGGACCATCCGGACctaagtaa